A single window of Methylobacterium nodulans ORS 2060 DNA harbors:
- a CDS encoding carbohydrate ABC transporter permease has translation MRSSNSHTIRIVLVLALLGASIFPIYWMIVTSLTSSANLFADTPQMLPDPSQAFNYADTLRGTGVVTWLTNSAIVAVGTMVLSIGLAILPAYALSRFRFRGKDGIGFLLFATQMLPEAMLVVPLYAIFANLALLDSLGGLILTNTAFTVPVITWILKGAIDGVPLEVEEAARVDGCSRLDIVLSIVVPVVAPTLAAASVIAFFHGWNEYVFARTLVSSQDLRTASVGLASFIGELSTPIHTVMAIGVMYTLPAVLFYLMVQRYVVAGMTAGSVKG, from the coding sequence ATGCGCAGTTCCAACTCGCATACGATCCGCATCGTCCTGGTGCTGGCGCTGCTCGGGGCGTCGATCTTCCCGATCTACTGGATGATCGTCACCTCGCTGACCTCCTCGGCGAACCTCTTCGCCGACACGCCGCAGATGCTCCCCGATCCGAGCCAGGCCTTCAACTACGCCGACACGCTGCGGGGCACCGGGGTCGTCACCTGGCTCACCAACAGCGCGATCGTCGCGGTCGGCACGATGGTGCTGTCGATCGGTCTCGCCATCCTGCCGGCCTATGCGCTCTCGCGCTTCCGTTTCCGCGGCAAGGACGGGATCGGCTTCCTGCTCTTCGCGACGCAGATGCTGCCCGAGGCGATGCTGGTGGTGCCTCTCTACGCCATCTTCGCCAATCTCGCCCTGCTCGACAGCCTGGGCGGCCTGATCCTCACCAACACGGCCTTCACCGTCCCGGTCATCACCTGGATCTTGAAGGGCGCGATCGACGGTGTGCCTCTGGAAGTCGAGGAAGCGGCGCGTGTTGACGGCTGCTCGCGGCTGGACATCGTCCTGTCGATCGTGGTGCCGGTCGTCGCGCCGACGCTCGCGGCAGCCTCCGTGATCGCGTTTTTCCACGGCTGGAACGAGTACGTCTTCGCGCGAACCCTGGTCTCCAGCCAGGACCTGCGCACGGCCTCGGTGGGCCTCGCCAGCTTCATCGGCGAGCTCTCGACACCCATCCACACCGTCATGGCCATCGGCGTGATGTACACGCTCCCGGCCGTCCTCTTCTACCTCATGGTCCAGCGCTATGTCGTGGCCGGCATGACGGCCGGCAGCGTCAAGGGCTGA
- a CDS encoding ABC transporter ATP-binding protein, which yields MASIMLNHVAKHFGAKVAIADIDLEVEDGEFLVLLGPSGCGKSTLLRMLAGLESVTSGEIHLGGRRVDQLPPSARDMAFVFQSYALYPHMTVRRNIAFPLIMRQFKWWFHLPIIGGLAKRRIERSPKVAELVEKTAKVLSLTEMLDRYPRTLSGGQRQRVALGRAMVRKPEVFLMDEPLSNLDAKLRTAMRGEITRLHNRVGGTFVYVTHDQVEAMTMGTRIALMRDGVIQQFGTPREIYTSPANTYVARFIGTPPMNLIEGRVENGTIRLGGTSLPLPAALAAAGRTAGRDTVLLGIRANALALGAPGGAGGLAGTVSLVEHVGAESVVAVKLSQVRTAHDEEGAVPGEIMVTASGYSDLKPGDAVTVGLDLSEAVLFSRSTGVRLVASLALAA from the coding sequence ATGGCTTCGATCATGCTCAACCACGTCGCCAAGCATTTCGGTGCGAAAGTTGCGATCGCCGACATCGATCTGGAGGTCGAGGACGGCGAATTCCTCGTGCTGCTCGGTCCTTCCGGCTGCGGCAAGTCCACTCTGCTCAGGATGCTCGCCGGCCTCGAGAGCGTCACCAGCGGCGAGATCCATCTCGGCGGGCGGCGCGTCGACCAGCTTCCGCCGAGCGCGCGCGACATGGCCTTCGTCTTCCAATCCTATGCGCTCTATCCGCATATGACGGTCAGACGGAATATCGCCTTCCCGCTGATCATGCGGCAGTTCAAATGGTGGTTCCACCTGCCGATCATCGGCGGCCTCGCCAAGCGCCGGATCGAACGCTCGCCGAAGGTGGCGGAACTCGTCGAGAAGACGGCGAAGGTGCTCTCGCTCACGGAGATGCTGGACCGCTATCCGCGTACGCTCTCGGGCGGACAGCGCCAGCGCGTCGCGCTCGGGCGCGCCATGGTGCGAAAGCCCGAAGTCTTCCTGATGGACGAGCCGCTCTCCAATCTCGACGCCAAGCTTCGTACCGCGATGCGCGGCGAGATCACACGCCTGCATAACCGCGTCGGCGGCACTTTCGTCTACGTGACACACGACCAGGTCGAGGCCATGACGATGGGCACCCGCATCGCCCTGATGCGCGACGGCGTCATCCAGCAGTTCGGAACGCCGCGGGAGATCTATACCTCGCCCGCCAACACCTATGTCGCGCGTTTCATCGGAACGCCACCGATGAACCTGATCGAAGGGCGCGTCGAGAACGGCACGATCCGGCTCGGCGGGACGAGCCTGCCTCTGCCGGCAGCTCTGGCGGCGGCAGGCCGCACCGCCGGTCGGGACACCGTGTTGCTGGGTATCCGGGCCAATGCGCTGGCGCTCGGTGCGCCGGGCGGGGCTGGCGGGCTCGCCGGCACCGTCAGCCTCGTCGAGCATGTCGGTGCCGAATCGGTCGTTGCGGTCAAGCTGTCGCAAGTCAGGACCGCCCATGACGAGGAAGGGGCGGTCCCCGGGGAGATCATGGTCACGGCCTCCGGTTACAGCGACCTCAAGCCCGGAGACGCCGTCACGGTCGGGCTCGACCTCTCGGAGGCCGTGCTGTTCTCGCGGAGCACGGGCGTGCGGCTCGTCGCCAGCCTGGCGCTGGCCGCGTGA